The following are from one region of the Coriobacteriia bacterium genome:
- a CDS encoding glycosyltransferase gives MPDEGTPLLMRVTMVNKYYPPHLGGIEFHMRDLATALVARGHSVRALVANEGREAVAEMVDGVEVVRLRRAFAYASTPVAFGMRTAIAREAVRTDPPDLFHLHFPYPWGEVSWLAAGGGRGASSGGRPKSTIPTVLAYHSDVVRQKALLALYAPILRRVLDRVDVVFASSPNMVEHSPFLSQIPDKCRVIPYGIHVERYADTPELTARAAALRAGHDRPIVLFVGRLVYYKGPEVLVRAMADVDADLVVIGRGPLKPELEALAASSGIASRVTFLDPVDDDELAAWYHAADIFCLPSVARSEAYGLVQLEAHASGTPTISTTLTTSVPFVNADGVTGLTVPPGDVPALAEALRALVDDESLRTRLGAQARERARAEFSIDRMVDQTLQAYAELGVNV, from the coding sequence TGGTCAACAAGTACTACCCACCGCACCTCGGCGGCATCGAGTTCCACATGCGCGACCTCGCAACCGCGCTCGTGGCGCGCGGCCATTCGGTCAGGGCGCTCGTGGCCAACGAGGGGCGTGAAGCTGTCGCCGAGATGGTGGACGGCGTCGAGGTCGTGCGACTCCGCCGTGCCTTCGCGTACGCTTCCACGCCTGTCGCCTTCGGAATGAGGACCGCGATCGCGCGCGAGGCGGTGCGCACCGACCCGCCGGACCTGTTCCACCTGCACTTCCCGTATCCGTGGGGCGAGGTGTCGTGGCTTGCGGCGGGCGGCGGGCGAGGGGCGAGTTCGGGCGGGCGGCCGAAGTCCACGATCCCGACCGTGCTCGCGTATCACAGCGACGTGGTGCGCCAGAAGGCGTTGCTCGCCCTGTACGCTCCCATCCTCCGCCGTGTCCTCGATCGGGTGGACGTAGTGTTCGCCTCGTCGCCGAACATGGTGGAGCACAGCCCGTTCCTCTCTCAGATACCGGACAAGTGCCGGGTGATCCCGTACGGCATCCACGTGGAGCGCTACGCGGACACGCCGGAGCTCACCGCCCGCGCCGCTGCGCTGCGTGCGGGGCACGACCGCCCGATCGTGCTGTTCGTCGGTCGTCTCGTGTACTACAAGGGCCCTGAGGTGCTCGTGCGTGCAATGGCCGACGTGGACGCTGACCTCGTGGTCATCGGCCGCGGTCCGCTCAAGCCAGAGCTCGAGGCGCTTGCGGCGTCTTCGGGCATCGCCTCGCGCGTGACGTTCCTCGACCCCGTCGACGATGACGAACTCGCGGCCTGGTACCACGCGGCGGACATCTTCTGCCTGCCGAGCGTGGCGCGCTCTGAGGCATACGGGCTCGTACAGCTCGAGGCGCACGCCTCGGGCACGCCCACCATCTCGACCACGCTCACCACGAGCGTCCCGTTCGTGAACGCTGACGGCGTCACGGGACTCACCGTCCCGCCCGGCGACGTGCCGGCGCTTGCCGAGGCGCTCCGGGCGCTCGTGGACGATGAGTCGCTTCGCACGCGCCTCGGGGCGCAGGCCCGCGAGCGGGCACGTGCCGAGTTCTCGATCGACCGGATGGTCGACCAGACGCTGCAGGCGTACGCCGAGCTGGGGGTGAACGTCTAG
- a CDS encoding sugar transferase, which translates to MVRGRFIVLSVVLDALLVNAGIVAAFFIRFGGELPTFNFSPYVALAPLITVLYLAAGYIFGLYEPERTEGTWELVRAAFQAVTLGLVLTVAVAFFAGPNFFSLSRLVLLIAWTVQFGLLVGWRVTLLRFTSVLWPEQRILIVGTSDLAVELATELEQRAGWGYRVVGLVRRAEPEAEVASAFPVLGTAHDIAQIVAREDIDRVIIASPVAHRELIEDMALSSEFDVRVEVIPELYEIFIGTVDSTVSDIPLMELTRPAAPGWYLSTKRLIDIGTSLVCLIILTPILLLVVLAILVTMGWPVFFTQERVGRHGRYFNVIKFRTMVKDAEAASGPVLAEEADPRITPLGRFMRATRIDELPQLANILVGQMSWVGPRPERPFFVDQYIHEIPGYRERFKVKPGVTGLAQVSGGYATTPERKLKFDLIYMYHQNLLMDLQILVETVRVVLTGRGAR; encoded by the coding sequence ATGGTGCGCGGCAGGTTCATCGTGCTCTCGGTCGTGCTCGACGCACTTCTGGTGAATGCGGGCATCGTAGCCGCGTTCTTCATCCGCTTCGGCGGCGAGCTGCCCACGTTCAACTTCTCGCCGTACGTGGCCCTCGCGCCGCTCATCACGGTGCTGTACCTCGCAGCGGGCTACATCTTCGGTCTCTACGAGCCGGAGCGCACCGAGGGCACGTGGGAACTCGTGCGCGCTGCGTTCCAGGCAGTCACGCTCGGCTTGGTGCTCACCGTCGCGGTCGCGTTCTTCGCCGGCCCGAACTTCTTCTCGCTCAGCCGTCTCGTGCTGCTGATCGCGTGGACCGTGCAGTTCGGTTTGCTGGTGGGCTGGCGCGTCACGCTCCTTCGCTTCACCTCTGTGCTCTGGCCGGAGCAGCGCATTCTGATCGTGGGGACGAGCGACCTTGCGGTGGAACTCGCCACCGAACTCGAGCAGCGCGCCGGCTGGGGCTACCGCGTGGTCGGGCTCGTTCGGCGGGCGGAGCCGGAAGCGGAGGTCGCCTCGGCCTTCCCCGTGCTCGGCACCGCGCACGACATCGCCCAGATCGTGGCACGAGAGGACATCGACCGCGTCATCATCGCGAGCCCGGTCGCACACCGCGAGCTCATCGAGGACATGGCGCTCTCGAGCGAGTTCGACGTGCGCGTGGAGGTCATCCCCGAGCTCTACGAGATCTTCATCGGCACTGTGGACAGTACGGTCTCGGACATCCCGCTCATGGAGCTCACACGTCCCGCCGCGCCCGGCTGGTACCTGAGCACCAAGCGGCTGATCGACATTGGGACCTCGCTCGTATGCCTCATCATCCTCACGCCGATCCTGCTGCTTGTGGTGCTGGCGATCCTCGTTACCATGGGCTGGCCGGTCTTCTTCACGCAGGAGCGGGTGGGTCGTCACGGTCGGTACTTCAACGTGATCAAGTTTCGTACGATGGTCAAAGACGCCGAGGCCGCTTCGGGTCCGGTTCTCGCGGAGGAAGCCGATCCGCGCATCACGCCGCTCGGCCGGTTCATGCGGGCCACGCGTATCGACGAGCTTCCGCAACTGGCGAACATCCTCGTGGGGCAGATGAGCTGGGTCGGCCCCCGTCCGGAGCGACCGTTCTTCGTCGACCAGTACATTCATGAGATTCCCGGGTACCGCGAACGTTTCAAGGTGAAGCCGGGCGTCACCGGGCTCGCCCAGGTGAGCGGCGGCTACGCCACCACTCCCGAGCGTAAACTCAAGTTCGACCTCATCTACATGTATCATCAGAATCTGCTGATGGACCTCCAGATCCTCGTCGAGACCGTGCGCGTTGTGCTGACCGGTCGCGGCGCCCGATAG